Proteins co-encoded in one Paenibacillus sp. genomic window:
- a CDS encoding nucleoside hydrolase: MNVKMVLDVDTGIDDALAIAYALASPEIELLGITVSYGMAPVHCTFRNTKFIVDLFRGNTPVYMGADRPLQRSPQYFADFHGQDGLGDTLGGAAAADVSPESAVDFIIRQARLHKRNLTLVTTGPLTNLAQAIAKDPAIIGMIGNVVIMGGAVLSPGNVSKFAEANMYVDPEAADLVFASALPITLVSLDVTRKALLTEEDLLRWRNIGTKASTLFGEFTDFYIKSYKRFHPYMNGCALHDPLAVGVAKAPSLVGTVPMFLKVDLEPDALGRTTEDLSRTSPAEPTARICVQVDAERFRNDFFRWIEKLLEIG, from the coding sequence ATGAACGTAAAAATGGTTTTGGATGTAGACACGGGGATTGACGACGCATTAGCGATCGCCTATGCGTTGGCTTCCCCCGAAATCGAGCTGCTCGGGATCACCGTCTCCTATGGAATGGCCCCGGTACACTGCACCTTTCGCAATACCAAGTTTATTGTCGATTTATTTCGAGGCAATACGCCGGTCTATATGGGCGCGGACCGACCGCTTCAACGCTCGCCGCAATATTTCGCCGATTTCCATGGGCAAGATGGTTTAGGAGACACGCTGGGCGGCGCGGCGGCCGCCGACGTTTCTCCGGAGAGCGCAGTGGATTTTATAATCCGACAAGCCCGCCTGCATAAGCGGAATCTTACGCTCGTTACGACGGGGCCGCTCACCAATCTCGCCCAGGCGATTGCGAAAGATCCTGCGATCATCGGAATGATCGGCAACGTCGTCATCATGGGCGGTGCCGTTCTTTCCCCCGGAAACGTGAGCAAGTTTGCGGAAGCGAATATGTACGTCGACCCGGAAGCCGCCGATCTGGTGTTCGCATCCGCGCTTCCCATTACGTTGGTCAGCCTCGACGTGACCCGAAAAGCATTGCTGACCGAAGAAGATTTGCTGAGATGGAGAAACATCGGGACGAAAGCAAGCACGTTGTTCGGAGAATTCACGGATTTCTACATAAAGTCATACAAAAGATTTCATCCCTACATGAACGGCTGCGCTCTCCACGATCCACTTGCGGTAGGCGTCGCCAAAGCTCCCTCGTTGGTCGGCACCGTGCCGATGTTTCTCAAAGTGGATTTGGAACCGGATGCGTTGGGTCGAACGACGGAGGATCTCTCTCGGACGAGCCCGGCGGAGCCGACGGCCCGAATATGCGTGCAGGTCGACGCGGAACGGTTCAGGAACGATTTTTTTCGGTGGATCGAGAAATTATTGGAGATCGGATAG